One part of the Bacteroidota bacterium genome encodes these proteins:
- a CDS encoding T9SS type A sorting domain-containing protein has product MKKNLLLLGFSFTVTSVFSQNYCGSARYDTEIFPTVITSSNVSYGQNIDINGNNQILIMDVYEPSGDVAPKRPLIIFAHGGGFVLGSKTDQYAIDYCTAFAKRGYVAVSIDYRMGMAWPATAKDFESATWRAMQDMKSAIRFFRKDASTNNIYRIDPNYIFAGGASAGGFMVVQLAYLDKPSEVPSAIDTNLLGGLEGSSGNSGYSSSVNAIVNLCGAIFDTTWMQPGDIPMVSAQGGADELVPYDTHMMSDPLGLPIMTVSGTCTMHIRAYHIGLTNPYHTYYGQHHTSPGSPQANLDTTIFISSDFLYQQLGCTPSSSVSYTNQPTCAGSPPPPPPPPPTSTQEFILSEENINVFPNPSSGEFEVRSSEFKVEKVEVYDIMGKIVEQKTLNSKLGTLNLNAAKGVYSVKIYSGENYLVKKIVIE; this is encoded by the coding sequence ATGAAAAAAAATCTTCTTCTTCTCGGATTTTCATTTACAGTCACTTCTGTTTTCTCTCAGAACTATTGCGGTTCTGCAAGATATGACACGGAAATTTTTCCGACTGTGATTACTTCCAGCAATGTTTCCTATGGACAGAACATTGACATAAACGGGAATAACCAAATTCTTATTATGGATGTGTATGAACCTTCAGGAGATGTTGCACCCAAACGTCCGCTAATCATTTTTGCGCATGGAGGAGGATTCGTGCTTGGCTCTAAAACAGACCAGTACGCGATTGATTATTGCACTGCGTTCGCCAAGCGCGGGTATGTTGCAGTTTCGATTGACTACCGAATGGGAATGGCTTGGCCCGCAACAGCAAAAGATTTTGAAAGCGCAACATGGAGGGCGATGCAGGATATGAAATCTGCAATTCGTTTTTTCAGAAAGGATGCGTCAACAAATAATATCTATAGAATTGATCCAAATTATATTTTCGCAGGAGGCGCTTCTGCAGGAGGATTCATGGTGGTTCAACTTGCATATTTAGATAAACCATCAGAAGTTCCTTCTGCGATTGATACTAATTTACTGGGAGGACTCGAAGGCAGCAGCGGAAATTCCGGATACTCTTCTTCTGTGAATGCCATCGTCAATCTTTGCGGTGCCATCTTTGACACAACATGGATGCAACCCGGAGATATTCCGATGGTGAGCGCGCAAGGAGGAGCTGACGAACTTGTTCCGTACGACACGCATATGATGAGCGACCCGCTTGGATTGCCTATCATGACGGTAAGCGGAACCTGCACGATGCACATCCGCGCTTATCACATCGGATTGACAAATCCTTATCACACTTATTATGGACAACACCATACTTCTCCCGGTTCTCCGCAGGCAAATTTGGATACGACTATTTTTATTTCAAGTGATTTTCTTTATCAGCAATTGGGATGCACGCCAAGCAGTTCGGTTTCATATACCAACCAGCCGACTTGTGCAGGAAGCCCGCCACCCCCACCTCCGCCTCCTCCGACTTCAACACAAGAATTTATTTTATCGGAAGAAAATATAAATGTGTTTCCGAATCCATCAAGCGGGGAGTTCGAAGTTCGGAGTTCAGAGTTCAAAGTTGAAAAAGTAGAAGTTTATGACATAATGGGAAAAATTGTAGAACAAAAAACTCTAAACTCTAAACTCGGAACTCTAAACTTAAACGCTGCGAAAGGAGTTTATTCGGTGAAGATTTATTCTGGAGAAAATTATTTGGTGAAGAAAATAGTTATTGAATAA